Genomic window (Vibrio coralliirubri):
CAAAACGAGCAATACATCGCTTCATCAATTAATGCTTATAAGAACGGCCAGCGCACCGGCGGTTTGGCCGCTGTAATGCAGGCTCAAGCTTCAATGCTGAATGATGAAGACATCGCGAATCTAGCCGCTTACTACGCAAGCCTTAAGTAAAACCTTCTCAAAGCGCTGATTAAACAAGATGATAAATTTCGAGCCAGAGCTTTAAAGCTCTGGCTTTTTTCATTGAATGTTTACTATAGCTAACCGATAATGAGCCATTCGCACAGTTTAAGGGATGAACATGAAAAAGATTGAAGCCATTATCAAGCCATTCAAACTTGATGATGTACGTGAAGCACTTGCAGAAGTGGGCATTACGGGTATGACAGTATCTGAAGTTAAAGGCTTTGGACGTCAAAAAGGTCATACTGAGCTATACCGCGGCGCAGAGTACATGGTCGACTTTTTACCTAAAGTGAAACTAGAAATCGTTGTGACCGACGAAGTGGCTGACCAATGTGTTGACACCATCATCGAAACGGCTCAAACAGGTAAAATTGGTGACGGTAAGATCTTCATTACTGAAGTTGAACGTGTGGTACGTATTCGTACTGGCGAAGAAGACGAAGACGCCGTATAAAAAAACTATTACCCTAAAAGGAGCGTTTATCGCTCCTTTTTCATTTCTGGTAGGGTGCTGTATGTTTAAGAAAACCATCATTGTTATCACGCTATTGATAACGCTTGCTGTCGTTAGTTTTCATTTTATCTTCGTGATCCCGAATAAACCCAACCTGATCACTTCCTCTCAAAGTACCAGTAACGACATCTACAGCTGCTACCAAAACTCTGCACCGAAAGCGATTGATGTGTCTGATGGCTTAGACATTACGGTGTGGAATATCTATAAGCAAAACCGAAATAATTGGCAGAGTGAGTTAAATAAGCTATCGGCAGGCAGCGATTTAGTCTTGCTGCAAGAAGCGAGTATGACAGAAGGACTTCGCCAATGGGTAACGAGTGGCCAATGGGGTAGTACTCGTGTGAATGCGTTTGAAGCCTTTGAGCAAAGTGCAGGGGTACTCAACCTAGCAACTCATTTACCGATTGAAGCTTGTGCTTATACTCACGAAGAACCTTGGCTTCAACTGCCTAAATCCGCGCTTTGGTCGCGTTACCAACTAAGCAATGGCGAAGAGTTGGCTGTGATTAATATCCACGCTGTGAACTTTACTTTTGGTACGGAAGATTACGAGGCTCAGCTCAAGAGCTTAACTGACAATCTGCAAAAGTATCGTGGGCCGGTTATTTTTGCTGGGGACTTTAATAGCTGGAGTGAAGCTCGCTTTGCTGTATTGAAAGATGCGTTGGAGAAGGTTGGTTTGACGGAAGTTGCCTTTGAGCCAGATAACAGAACTCAGTTCATTACAGGGCTAGTGCTCGACCACGTGTTCTATCGAGGGCTAGAGGTAGAAAAAGCAAAAGCGCCCATTACGGACGCTTCTGATCATAACCCTATGCGAGTGACCTTTAAGGCTAAATAGTCATTAGCTATTAGTCATTGGAGCTTAACCATTCGCACTGTGGTTACCTTGGGAAATCTAACGGAACAATAGGCTAGAGAGTTTTCGCTAGCCTTATCTCTTCAACTTAAAAGATTAAAATGTAGAGCGCCCAGATTAGGTAGTAGCCAACCCATGGTAAGCCAGAAATCACAAGCGCTTGCCCGCGTTCAAACTCAGTCCACGTCAATACCGCGGCATAACCTAGCACGATGTACCATGGAAGAAGCAGTGGTAATGAGCTAGCAAACTGTGACCAATCATTAGTTAGCGGTAACTTGATCAAGCCATTTAAGCTGTTCAAGTCGGCAGCGTAGTTCATCACATGTCCATGCTTGAGTATCAGGCTTGCGTAGCTTGCGACATCACCTAAAACAGCTGGGAATATAACAACCGATGCCGCTGCAAACCATCGCCAAAAGCTGTGCTGATGTTGGCTTGGCTTGGTTGCTAGGTTAAACCAGAATGCCAATAGAACGATGGTTAATGTTCGGCCAAATACGTCGCTGATGATTTCACTTGCGAGTAAGGTATTGCTGTCAAGTAACGCCAATTGGTCAGGGTTCGTTTGAGCCAGTTGCTGCGAGAGCTCTGCACTTAACCATGCAAAATCTACATTCGAAAAATAAGCACCCCAAAATAAAAATGGGCTGAGCATTAATACGACGTAGGGTTGCCATCCCCAAGCACTTCGCTGATAAAGCGCTAAGAAACAAGCTGTTGGCGAACGGAATATATCCAACAGCATGACGAGTGGGTTACTTGACGGGTTCATACACTTACCTTAGTTACATCAACATACAGCTTCAGTTTTTGTCCTGGCTGTAGGTATTTCTTGTTCTGCAAAGTGTTCCATTTTACAACATCTGCACTTTTTACTTTGAACTTTGATGCAATACCGCTGACTGTGTCACCTGATCTCACGTTATAAAAGATCGTACGGATGATGGCGCCGTCTGAACCATTCTTCCAAATGACCAGTTCTTGACCAACTCTAAGCGTGTCGCGTGGTCCCATGCCATTCCACTTAGCCAGTGATTGGTGAGAGACCTTATTTGCGCGTGCAATCGTCCATAGGCTGTCACCACTTCTTACAGTATGGCTAAGCTTATATTGACCACGACTCTTCGACTGTGTGCTTGCTAGGCGATTTGAGGCGCTTAGGGCGTATGTCTTGTCGTCTTTGGTGGATGTTGGGATCAGTAAGTGCTGGCCAATACGAATATTGTTGTTGCTCAAACCGTTCGCAGAGCGGATCACTTTGCTGGTGGTGTTATATTTGCTTGCCAGTACGCTAATGCTGTCACCAGATTGAACCTTGTAACGCACCAACTTCATGCCTTTGCCTTTATTGGCAGCGACTTCTTTGTTGAATCTTTCAACTGAGTCTAAAGGAAGTAATAGTTGTTGGTGTTTCTCTGGCGCTGTCGCCCATTGGTTGTAAGCCGGGTTGTAACCTTGAAGTTCTTTGACAGGAATGCCTGCGTAGTTCGCAGCAATGGCTAAATCAAGCTGTTCTTCAGGGTTAACTAGAGTCAGCACTGGCTTGTTCTGGATCGCCGGAATATCGATGCCATACTTTTCTTGGTTGGCAATGACATCAGCTAGAGCAAGCAGTTTTGGTACATAGCTGCTGGTCTCTTTTGGTAAGTCCAGAGAGAAGAAGTCGATTGGTTTACCCAACTTCTTGTTCTTACGGATTGCGCTGTTTACTCGACCACCGCCACTGTTATAGGCAGCAATCGCATGGTTCCAGTCGCCATCGAAACGTCGGTTAAGATCTGAGAGGAAGTCCAATGCGGCGTCGGTAGAGGCGGCAACATCGCGGCGGCCGTCATACCAAAAGTTCTGTTCAAGACCGTAGTCTTTGCCTGTGCCTGAAATGAACTGCCATAGACCTGCAGCACTGCCATGAGAATAGGCAAACGCATCGAAAGAGCTTTCTACAACGGGTAGTAGTGCCAATTCTAGTGGTAAGCCTTTTTCTTCAATCTTAGTGGTGATCAAATATAGGAAAGGTTCAGCACGCTTTGATACGGTTTTTAGATGACTCGGGTGCTTGAGATACCAAGTTCGGTAGTAGTCGACCTTCTTTTGGTCTGGTACTTCCATTTCAAGTTGCATCGCAATTCGTTTCCAAACATCTTCTTGTGTTTGTGGAGTAACGACAGGTGCTTCAACTTTTTGATCTTCTTTGGCTGTTGCTTCTGATGAAACGTTCGCTTGAGAAACTTCTTTAGTAGGAGATGTGTTGGTTTGCTCGGAAGCTTGGTCTGGATTCTCTGACTGAGTTAATTGGCAACCAGAAAGTAGTAATACCAAAGCCCAGCTGTACTTAACTCGCATGTTACAGCCTTTTTAATTAACGGCCGATGATAATACTTGCCACCCCCTATGAGTGACAAGTCTGTATTTGTTAAAATTCGTTCTTCCACGCACGTAAAGCGGTGAATACTGATAAAGGATCGGTCTGCTCGGTGCGATTAGACACTGATTTCACTACACTTGGCTCGGTATAGCGCAGGAAGGGGTTCACAAACTTCTCTTGTCTCAAATTTGTGGGGATGGTCGACTTATTTTGAGCGCGAAGTCGGTTCACTTGATCGCGATATTGCTGCAAATGTTGGTTATCAGGCTCAACTGCTAATGCGAAAGCGATATTGGCTGCAGTGTACTCATGTGCACAATAAACTTCAGTTTCTTGAGGTAGCGCCGTGATCTTATTCAGTGCATCGAACATCTGCTGTGGTGTGCCTTCCATGATTCGGCCGCAACCCGCAGAGAACAGCACATCACCACAAAACAGTTTGGCATCACCCACATAACCAATGTGACCCGCGGTGTGGCCACTGAGCCCTAGGACGAGGAATACTTCGCCAAACAGTTCTAATTGATCACCATCATCGACCGGATGAGTTAAGGTAGGGATAGGTTCATTCCTTGGACCCACGACATCCACGCCGGGAAATTGTCTAACGAGTTCTGGAACGCCACCAATGTGATCGTGGTGGTGGTGTGTAATCAAGATTGCATCTAAAGTTAGCTCATGGTGTGCTAAGTACTCTAATACTGGAGCCGCATCACCAGGGTCGACGACAGCACAACGGCGATCGCTATTTTGAATCAGCCAGATGTAATTGTCGTTAAATGCAGGTATGCTTTTGATATGTAACATTATTGGTTCTCCAGTCACTTTTAGTGCGACAGAATAAGTGAGACAGATTATTGATGAAGCCAGCACGTAGCAGAAAGAAGTTTGAACGTCCTTACACTTGGGCGCAATTGCACAATGGGGACTGGTTGAGAGAATCTATTCAAACTCGACTCGATGAGTGGTGCCCAAAGCTATTTGGTTACCATATGCTCAAGCTCGGCGGCCTCAGTAGTGAGATTTCTAGCTGCACATGCAACATTCAACATCAAGTAAACCTAGATATCCAGAACCCATTACATAATGTGATAGCGGATGGCTATAATTTACCCTTTTTGGAAAAAAGCTTTGATGTTGTAGTACTGAGTCATCAGCTAGATTATAGCAATGACCCGCATCGATTATTGAGAGAAGTCGATCGAGTGATGATGGACGATGGCTATATCATTATCACCGGCTTCAACCCAATCAGTGTCACTGGACTTGCCAGTTTAATGCCTTGGCGAAAGAACAGTTTGCCTTGGAGTGGGCGGATGTACACCCCAAGCCGAATAAAAGATTGGTTAGGTGTACTTAATTATGAAGTGATTCATTGTGACACCTACGCGCTGTTTCCGATGAGTAAGTATCAAGCGATGTGGACGTGGTTGGAGAACAGCTTAGGTGGCTGCGCATCTTTTGCTGGAAGCCAATACTTTATTGTTGCTCGTAAACGTACTTACCCGCTTAAACCTATCAAGCCACATTGGCACCTTAAGCGACGTTTCTCGCCTGTTGGAGCCAGTTTTAGAACCAATACGCGCCGTACAATGGATTCAACCAAAGCGTCATATCCGCTAAAAACAGAAAAAGCCGACTAGTTGTCGGCTTTTTATCGATTGGTCAGTTTAAGAAATTATAAATCGCTTTCTGAAATGTGCGTCTAATTTAAAAAGCGGTTAGCTTGGCTGATAGCCCGTATCTTCTTGAGTCGGATTTTCCGCTGCGTTTCTTGCTAAATCATCACACATCTCGTTTTCTCTGTGCCCTGCGTGTCCTTTTACCCAGCGCCAATCAACGCTATGGCGAGCGGTTTCTTTATCGAGCCTTTGCCACAGGTCGGCATTTTTAACCGGTTTCTTGTCGGCCGTTTTCCAGTCACGCTTTTTCCAGTTATGAATCCACTGTGTGATACCTTGACGCACGTATTGGCTATCTGTGGTCAGAATCACAGAGCAAGGCTCTTTGAGGGCTTGCAGGGCAACGACAGCAGCGAGCATTTCCATACGGTTATTGGTTGTTAGCGTGAAGCCTTCTGCTAGCGTCTTCTCGACTTTTTTGTAGCGAAGTACGATGCCATAGCCACCGGGGCCAGGGTTGCCTAAACAAGAACCATCAGTGAAAATTTCAACTTGTTTCGTCATGATTTGATACTATTACCTCAAGCACATTATCGGCATAGTCTGACACAGTTATCCTTATGAATACCAGTAGCACTCCAGAACAAAGCACGAACGAAAAAAACAGTTCGAACGAAAATAAGCGCATTGTTGTACTCGATACCGAAACCACCGGTATGAATACAGAAGGTGGTCCTCACTATATGGGCCACCGCATCGTTGAAATTGGTGCAGTAGAGATCATCAACCGTAGGCTGACCGGGCGTCATTTCCACGTCTACATCAAGCCCGATCGTGCGATTCAAGAAGAGGCGATTGGCGTTCACGGTATCACCGATGAATTCTTGATTGATAAGCCTGAATACCAAGACATACATAAAGAGTTTCTCGACTTTATCAAAGGTGCTGAGCTGGTGGCTCATAACGCGCCCTTCGATACGGGCTTTATGGACTATGAGTTTGAGAAGCTCAACCCTGCGATAGGTAAAACGGATGACTACTGTAAAGTCACCGATACCTTGGCAATGGCGAAGAAGATATTCCCGGGTAAAAGAAACAACCTAGATATCTTATGTGACCGTTATGGTATTGATAACTCGCACCGTACTCTCCACGGCGCATTGCTCGATGCGGAGATCCTAGCTGACGTCTACTTATTGATGACGGGTGGTCAAACTTCGCTGCAATTTAACGCTGGTCAACAGGAAGGCGAAGCCGAAAGCATACGAAGAGTAGAAAGTGGTCGAAAATCCCTAAAGGTTTTACGAGCTACGGCCGATGAAGTAGAAGCGCATCAAAGTCGTTTAGATCTCGTCGAGAAAAGCGGAAGCTGCCTCTGGCGTCAGTAGGGAGAAAGTATGTTAAGGGTATGGGCTACCGGTTGCTTATTGCTGTTAAGCTTTGGCTTACATGCAGCAACAGAATCCGTAATGAGTTTATTGGACAACCGTTTTCGAGTTGATCCCAGTATTGAACAAGTCACCTTTGTGATTTATCGAGCCGATAACTCTAAACCTGTCGTTTTGGTTCGTCCTGATGGCAAGAAATACTACTCTTGGCGCAATGCTGATAATGTCCGTTGGTACGAAGAATCGTCCATGGACATTATCTCTATCGACAATCCGATGCCCGGCCCTTGGCAAGCGATAGGTAAAGTTTCCCCTAAGAACAATATCAAGCTCCTGTCTCACCTTGTTTTGGATGCTAATGAGTTCCCAGATAAGCTGTATCAAACAGAACGCATCAAATTTACCGCTCGACTGACTTCTGATGGCAAGCCGCTGGTGCTGCGCGATTTTCTCGATCGCGTAAAGCTTAAAGTCACCTTTACTAAGTTTGTTGAAAACGAAGAGTCTTTGGTGAGAGAAGCGCGCCCGGTGCCGGTTGTGATGGGCGAGTTTGCTGATGATGGCGCAGATCTTGATGAAAAGGCTGGAGATGGTGTGTTCACGGTCTCTTTGCCAATTGATATCGAGCCCGGTAAATACCGAGCGCGTATTACCTCTGGTAATGGCGTGTTCCTGCGAGCGCAAGAGCAAGAAGTCTTGGTTTACCCAACACCGATCACTAGCACCTTCATTCAATCACGAAAAGAGGGTTTACCTCATACTATTGTGGTGTCTGGTGAGCAGGGGATGATCGCACCGAGCTCGTTAGCGGTTCATGTTGAGCACAAGGCTCCTGATGAATATGTGATGTACAAGCAGGGGCAAGCTGAAGTCGACGCAATGAAAGTCGCTCTTGAGGTGCCTTATAATGGCGATTTGGGGATTTATAATTGGTCAGGGATGGTTTACGCCACTGATGCTTCAAGTCAGCGCCCGCTGATCTTTCCTATTACCGAGCAGTCGTACAGCGTTGTTGAAGATATCGACTTAGCAGAGTCACGACGCCTTCAAGAAGAAGCACTTGCTGAACAGAAGCGTATCGCAACAGAGTTGATGATCCTTCAAAAACGTGAAGATGACAGACAGCGCAGTATGATCATTATTGCGGTGGGTAATGTGGTCGCGATTCTATTGGGCTTATTGATTTGGTTTGTGGTTCGTAAGGTTAAGGCGAAGAAAAAAGCGTTACCTGAGATGCAGCTCAAGGCACCCAAGTAACTCGCTTAGATGATTAGATTGTCTAGAGAGAATAAGCCGCTAGATAAAGCATTAGAATTTGTGACAGCGGAATCATGAACAAAAAACGGGACTCATAGGAGTCCCGTTTTTGTTTCTTTTTCTGGCCTTAAGCGACGTTATCAATCGATTGGTCTGGGTACTGAGACTTTGCTGCAAGCTCCTCTGGTGAGAAGTCATCCACGTTAATCGTGTACAGTCTATGTTCCTCAGCGCTAATCAGAAGATTTGCTTCGTCTTGCGTTAAGATACCTCTCTCAAGTCCCAA
Coding sequences:
- the glnB gene encoding nitrogen regulatory protein P-II: MKKIEAIIKPFKLDDVREALAEVGITGMTVSEVKGFGRQKGHTELYRGAEYMVDFLPKVKLEIVVTDEVADQCVDTIIETAQTGKIGDGKIFITEVERVVRIRTGEEDEDAV
- a CDS encoding endonuclease/exonuclease/phosphatase family protein; the protein is MFKKTIIVITLLITLAVVSFHFIFVIPNKPNLITSSQSTSNDIYSCYQNSAPKAIDVSDGLDITVWNIYKQNRNNWQSELNKLSAGSDLVLLQEASMTEGLRQWVTSGQWGSTRVNAFEAFEQSAGVLNLATHLPIEACAYTHEEPWLQLPKSALWSRYQLSNGEELAVINIHAVNFTFGTEDYEAQLKSLTDNLQKYRGPVIFAGDFNSWSEARFAVLKDALEKVGLTEVAFEPDNRTQFITGLVLDHVFYRGLEVEKAKAPITDASDHNPMRVTFKAK
- a CDS encoding YIP1 family protein; the protein is MNPSSNPLVMLLDIFRSPTACFLALYQRSAWGWQPYVVLMLSPFLFWGAYFSNVDFAWLSAELSQQLAQTNPDQLALLDSNTLLASEIISDVFGRTLTIVLLAFWFNLATKPSQHQHSFWRWFAAASVVIFPAVLGDVASYASLILKHGHVMNYAADLNSLNGLIKLPLTNDWSQFASSLPLLLPWYIVLGYAAVLTWTEFERGQALVISGLPWVGYYLIWALYILIF
- a CDS encoding LysM peptidoglycan-binding domain-containing protein; protein product: MRVKYSWALVLLLSGCQLTQSENPDQASEQTNTSPTKEVSQANVSSEATAKEDQKVEAPVVTPQTQEDVWKRIAMQLEMEVPDQKKVDYYRTWYLKHPSHLKTVSKRAEPFLYLITTKIEEKGLPLELALLPVVESSFDAFAYSHGSAAGLWQFISGTGKDYGLEQNFWYDGRRDVAASTDAALDFLSDLNRRFDGDWNHAIAAYNSGGGRVNSAIRKNKKLGKPIDFFSLDLPKETSSYVPKLLALADVIANQEKYGIDIPAIQNKPVLTLVNPEEQLDLAIAANYAGIPVKELQGYNPAYNQWATAPEKHQQLLLPLDSVERFNKEVAANKGKGMKLVRYKVQSGDSISVLASKYNTTSKVIRSANGLSNNNIRIGQHLLIPTSTKDDKTYALSASNRLASTQSKSRGQYKLSHTVRSGDSLWTIARANKVSHQSLAKWNGMGPRDTLRVGQELVIWKNGSDGAIIRTIFYNVRSGDTVSGIASKFKVKSADVVKWNTLQNKKYLQPGQKLKLYVDVTKVSV
- the gloB gene encoding hydroxyacylglutathione hydrolase is translated as MLHIKSIPAFNDNYIWLIQNSDRRCAVVDPGDAAPVLEYLAHHELTLDAILITHHHHDHIGGVPELVRQFPGVDVVGPRNEPIPTLTHPVDDGDQLELFGEVFLVLGLSGHTAGHIGYVGDAKLFCGDVLFSAGCGRIMEGTPQQMFDALNKITALPQETEVYCAHEYTAANIAFALAVEPDNQHLQQYRDQVNRLRAQNKSTIPTNLRQEKFVNPFLRYTEPSVVKSVSNRTEQTDPLSVFTALRAWKNEF
- a CDS encoding class I SAM-dependent methyltransferase — encoded protein: MKPARSRKKFERPYTWAQLHNGDWLRESIQTRLDEWCPKLFGYHMLKLGGLSSEISSCTCNIQHQVNLDIQNPLHNVIADGYNLPFLEKSFDVVVLSHQLDYSNDPHRLLREVDRVMMDDGYIIITGFNPISVTGLASLMPWRKNSLPWSGRMYTPSRIKDWLGVLNYEVIHCDTYALFPMSKYQAMWTWLENSLGGCASFAGSQYFIVARKRTYPLKPIKPHWHLKRRFSPVGASFRTNTRRTMDSTKASYPLKTEKAD
- the rnhA gene encoding ribonuclease HI, which codes for MTKQVEIFTDGSCLGNPGPGGYGIVLRYKKVEKTLAEGFTLTTNNRMEMLAAVVALQALKEPCSVILTTDSQYVRQGITQWIHNWKKRDWKTADKKPVKNADLWQRLDKETARHSVDWRWVKGHAGHRENEMCDDLARNAAENPTQEDTGYQPS
- the dnaQ gene encoding DNA polymerase III subunit epsilon encodes the protein MNTSSTPEQSTNEKNSSNENKRIVVLDTETTGMNTEGGPHYMGHRIVEIGAVEIINRRLTGRHFHVYIKPDRAIQEEAIGVHGITDEFLIDKPEYQDIHKEFLDFIKGAELVAHNAPFDTGFMDYEFEKLNPAIGKTDDYCKVTDTLAMAKKIFPGKRNNLDILCDRYGIDNSHRTLHGALLDAEILADVYLLMTGGQTSLQFNAGQQEGEAESIRRVESGRKSLKVLRATADEVEAHQSRLDLVEKSGSCLWRQ
- a CDS encoding TIGR03503 family protein, with amino-acid sequence MLRVWATGCLLLLSFGLHAATESVMSLLDNRFRVDPSIEQVTFVIYRADNSKPVVLVRPDGKKYYSWRNADNVRWYEESSMDIISIDNPMPGPWQAIGKVSPKNNIKLLSHLVLDANEFPDKLYQTERIKFTARLTSDGKPLVLRDFLDRVKLKVTFTKFVENEESLVREARPVPVVMGEFADDGADLDEKAGDGVFTVSLPIDIEPGKYRARITSGNGVFLRAQEQEVLVYPTPITSTFIQSRKEGLPHTIVVSGEQGMIAPSSLAVHVEHKAPDEYVMYKQGQAEVDAMKVALEVPYNGDLGIYNWSGMVYATDASSQRPLIFPITEQSYSVVEDIDLAESRRLQEEALAEQKRIATELMILQKREDDRQRSMIIIAVGNVVAILLGLLIWFVVRKVKAKKKALPEMQLKAPK